TTATCTTTGTAGGCTTCAAGGTTGTTAAATACTTTCTCGCCATATTTAGCTGAAAGGGTAATTGATGAACCTGAAGCAAACTTCATTTTACCTGCATCAATCAATTCGAAAGTACAGTCTTGCAGTACTTCTGAGTACATGACGAGGTCTTCGAAGTTTGAATCTTTAAGACCTGTAAGTACAGCATTGGCAATTGAGCCAATCCCTGCTTGTAATGGGCCTAAGTTTTTCGGTAAACGCTCTTCAGCCACTTCTTTTTCAAAGAAGGCGATTAAGTGGTCTGCAATGCCTTGAGTTTCATCATCTGGTGCAGTTACCGTTGATGGAGAGTCGTGCAAGTCATTGTTGATAACGATACCGACGATTTTTGCAGGGTCGATATTGATCGCATGTGTACCAATACGCTCATCGACTTGAGTTAGTGGAATCGGTTGGCGTGTTGGGCGGTAAGTTGGAATATAGATGTCGTGTAAGCCTTCAAATGCTGGGCTTAAGTTGGTGTTGATTTCAACAATCACTTTCTCAGCAAAAATTGCGAAGCTTGCAGAGTTACCTACCGACGTTGTTGGAATGATGCCGCCATCTTCAGTGACTGCAACCGCTTCAATGATTGCTACATCTGGTTTTTTCAACTGAAGGTTACGCATTTGCTCAACAGTTTCAGACAAATGTTGGTCAATGAACATCACTTCGCCATTGTTGATGGCTTTACGTAAAGTGTTGTCCACTTGGAATGGTAAACGACGTGCCAATACACCCGCTTCAGTCAATTGCTTGTCTAGGTCATTACCTAAAGAAGCGCCTGTAATTAGTGTGATTTTTAAAGGATTTGTGTGTGCACGTTTAACCAATGCCAAAGGTACAGCTTTTGCTTCGCCTGCACGAGTGAAGCCACTCATCCCTACAGTCATGCCATCTTCAATAAAAGCAGACGCTTCTTCTGCACTGATGACTTTATCGTGAAGTGAAGCTAAACGGATACGATCTAAAGACATGGTTTACTCTCGTTAATATTCTGGATCTGGCACCGATTGTACCGATCAAGAACGACATTGTGCATACCTGTTAGGCTAAGGTCTAATTTTTTGAAAAAATGTGGGTATAAG
This DNA window, taken from Acinetobacter sp. WCHA55, encodes the following:
- a CDS encoding acetyl-CoA hydrolase/transferase family protein, with amino-acid sequence MSLDRIRLASLHDKVISAEEASAFIEDGMTVGMSGFTRAGEAKAVPLALVKRAHTNPLKITLITGASLGNDLDKQLTEAGVLARRLPFQVDNTLRKAINNGEVMFIDQHLSETVEQMRNLQLKKPDVAIIEAVAVTEDGGIIPTTSVGNSASFAIFAEKVIVEINTNLSPAFEGLHDIYIPTYRPTRQPIPLTQVDERIGTHAINIDPAKIVGIVINNDLHDSPSTVTAPDDETQGIADHLIAFFEKEVAEERLPKNLGPLQAGIGSIANAVLTGLKDSNFEDLVMYSEVLQDCTFELIDAGKMKFASGSSITLSAKYGEKVFNNLEAYKDKLVLRPQEISNHPELVRRLGIIGINTALEFDIYGNVNSTHVCGTKMMNGIGGSGDFARNAHLAIFVTKSIAKGGDISSIVPFASHIDHAEHDVDILVTEQGLADLRGLAPRERARAIIDNCAHPMYRDALNDYFDRSCAKGGHTPHLLREALSWHSNFEETGHMLPVQAEAKSA